CAatctaaccacaatcaaatTAACATTTGTACTTACAAttcaaagatttaaaaaatgaatattcaataaaaaaaataacaaagtaaaaaaaaatagaggagaGGGCGTGGGAGTTGAGTTTACTAACAATAGTCTATATGTACGTCGTCACTTAATCACTAAATTACGAGGAGATGTGACCGTGAGCATGGTTGTGTGATGTGAGTAAATCCTCGTCATTGTCGTAGCACTGAGGCGCGACCAGCAAAATGACGTTCTTCTTGGACAGGGCATGGCGGACCGTGGCCGCCGGGGATATTTGTGCAGCTAGAAGGATTGGAAGGAGTGACTTCACCTCTTTGTAGAAACTGTAAATTGCCAAGACGCTCTTTTGGTAAAAGCCTAAAAGCTTCGTTTGTCGGAACGTGTAACACCATTAGTAGAAGAAAGTTTAACGAGAGTATCAATGCAACAGATTTTTGCATATTACTTATGTAGAAGTAAAATGgaataaataaatgaatgaataaaatggagctttttcttgttttagttgttttacTCTTGAGAAAAATAGAAGCTGAATCTATAGTTGTGTGATGAGTTATGTGGTGCGCGATTGTTGAATTTATATAGAGGAAAATGTTTGAAAGTaataacgatttttttttctttcttatttgttgaATATTATCTTGTGGAGAGATCTTGAATGTTGACTTGTTGTATATAGTAGTGTTATACGAAAAAATGCATATTTCTTCATAGAcccaatttttaaatttgtttaaacaggtcataaaagaaaaacaaagagttaGGCATGGTCAATTTGTTAGACTGTAAGAGCTTGAACATAACATCGGTCCACTTTGTTTACAAGAAATGTCTATTAAGAACTTGGAGTAAATGTTTTCGaaataaattagtattttttggtcaatatcTACGGATGAGAAGCTGCTTCAAAGttgttcaaagttttttttggggtaaagGTGGCTTGATGAGTAGTTTCGAGGAAGTGTAGTTTTAGAACTGATTCCTACTTCGTTGATCTTTTTCTTATCCCAAGCTAAACttgtttagagaagaagaatgtttggcaaacaagatatatatatatatatatatatatatatatatatatatatattggcatctaatcaatataggagaattccaaaaatattgttaatatctaaaaaaattatctacGTTTTAATTCCACTAACACTAGGTTTTAACCCGCAGTATACCgcagaaatatatttttataattaaatataaaataaaattatgttttattttttggtagtaTTTCTTATGCCATATAACAATTatacattattaattatttttggatgaaaatGTAGTTTTATCTagtttggaaatatatattggGGTTTGGTTGAAATGTTTAACATTTAAGTTTTGCTATTTtagttttgcaaataaatttattagagTCAAGAATACATTATAATATGTATTTCAAGATAAGTATTTGGATGAAAGTATTTAATTATACTTCCTATTTAAACATTCCAtttatttttggtcatttttaaaagtatgtttaTAGTTAGGTATTGTAAATGGACCATAATCTTAATATATGTTAACTTTCAAAGAATCTAATATCAATATTCTTGGATCAAACCAATCCAAGtgagttaataaaattttaaatttatattaatgttgATCCAAACCGTCCCGCTATACaatttgtatattaatatttctttttatttttaagttttaaaatattatatagtataattaaacGGTTTGACTAAGAATtgaattaaacatatacaaatttGTAAATCTGAATGcttgtaaattttgtttcacactcacttatatatttacaaatatttatataaaactttaatacaaatatttatattaaattagaaataaaatttatataaaacttttcctGCAGTATACCCATGTAGGATAATGATTAAGATTAAGAATTATAATtgttacagaaaataaaatcaaaacccaattGAAATCAATGTTACTTAGGATTAAGAATTATaatccttaccaaaaaaaaagattaagaattattatgattattacaaaaaaaaaacaaaaagaattaagtCAAATATAATCAATGAGAAtgataaaaagaaacataagattgaagtgaccttagtgcagtggcaggaggtaagtccatttgtagaagtcaccatcacacccgggatcgagtcccggctcctgcgaatgtaggaatttggctaatgggccggccagttgtggcccaatggttgacaaaaaaaaaaaaaacataagaataataaaaacaaaacccaaaaaactaTCTATTTTTGCATTCATTATCTTGTGCTCATAGAGTAAACATATATTTCATACAAACTGGacaatgtttttcttaaaaacaaaaatcaaaactgagagaaagaaaatgttttaatgatAATAAAATGTGAACtactaggttttcacccgcggtacaccgtggTACACCGCgtgactaaattataaattattttattttaaataataattttaaatttatttagttttcaaattcctaattaattaacttttatctaattaatttataattttgtttagaatatttttttctcattcttacgttttatacagtttagaacctaattatattaaatttgttaatagatagaatataaaattctaaaatacttagttttgttttcaataattaaacagaagtatatgtctatatggtatattagtgtatatttttatgtgtaaacaatttttttttggaatattaagaatgtgtaatattttgtagttcatacactaaataatttataagttaattttccagactatgactacaaatctatag
The Camelina sativa cultivar DH55 chromosome 15, Cs, whole genome shotgun sequence DNA segment above includes these coding regions:
- the LOC109129258 gene encoding uncharacterized protein LOC109129258, whose translation is MQKSVALILSLNFLLLMVLHVPTNEAFRLLPKERLGNLQFLQRGEVTPSNPSSCTNIPGGHGPPCPVQEERHFAGRASVLRQ